GGAAACACCTCACGCTTGAAGGACTTCGTTCGCAGGAGACCATCCCGGATCAGGATGGTGTCACCGCCCCACTGAAGGCTCGGATTGGCGACGAGGTCATAGAGAACGGCCCACTCCACGATGTCCCGGTAGCAGCGGAGCGCTCCCGTGCTCTTGCCGGGCCGGCCGAGGCCACGAATGATGAACGAAAGGTCCCCGAGACCCTTCCCGAGGTCACTGCACAGCCGCTCGAGCGGCATCACCACATTCGGGTCTCCACTCACTGCGCGCTGCTCTAGCTCCTGCAGCGTAATCGTCCCAGGGACCGCATCGAGTGCGCACTGGTTGCCACGCGAGTCCACCACACGCACGAGCTCTACAGCGGCCGGGTCCAGCCTCAGCCGGTTGTCCCCGCCGTCGGCCGACACGAAGGACACTGCGTTGACGGCGTAGGTACGAAGCGGCCGGACATCCGCACGGAGGCGGCGCCCATAATCCCGGAAGCGCCCGAGGGTCGGATCGTCGGCACGGTAAGCCGCCAGGACCTTCCTGCGCAGCTGCTCAACATCGAGGTTCGCAAGACCCATGGCTCCCCCCTACCGCGCGGCGGCGGCTCGTCCCCGCTCGTCCCGAGCAACTCGACCGGGAACGTCGAGCAGGGCGCCAAGCTCCTCCCGGTGCCAAGCAGCAAACTCAGGCCGGCGTGCTGCCCGAGGCTCTAGCCAGCGCGACCGCGCCGCAGCGGCGACCTCGGCCACTGTTGGGAGGCAGCCGTAGCGCGGATGCTTTGATCGCCCCATCAGGAAAGACCGCGCGTTGTTCGCAAGCTCGCAAACGAATACTTCACGCTCGATCCCATGATGCAGCCAGTCCGTGTTGAGACCGAGAAGCCTCAGACACTCCCGGACGGCGCGGAGCTTCCAGTTCGGCCCGTCCCCGTACCGGTGGTTGTCGGCGTATGGGTGACCGTGTGCCTTGAGGTAGTCACGCATCGTCGCAAATAGGCGGTCCGGAATGTGGAAATGGCCCCAGCCGGACGTATACCCTACAGATCGGAAGAGGCGATAGTTCCCAAGACGCAGCCGGTTGTAGACGGACGACCGGCCAAGCGCCGAGGAGGTGGTCACCATCGCCAGGGCGGCCGGCTTAACCTCACCCGAGATCAGGCCTCGCACGCCGGCGTACTTCCAGGCAAAAGCGTCGCGGATTTCACGCGTCCCGACCAGCGCGGCGACGAGCTTGCCGCCCAGCAGCATGTTGTAGGGCGGAAGGGCACCCAGCACGTACGCGTCAAGGACGTGAGCCAGGCGCTTGCGGCGGTCATCCGCAGTCCAGCCGATATGCTTGTCTCGCACGCCCAGGTTGAAAACGGGGTCACCCAAGGCTAACAGGCCGACCAGCTTGCCGTTGCTGTCATCCCATACGAGAAACCGCATCCGCCGCCCATAACCCTGGGACACCGGCACGCTCCACGTCAGCGCGGCCAGGCGAAACAGGTTTGATTGCCATGTCTCAACCTCGACCATCTCCAGCCGGGGCGCAACCTGCGAGGGATCGACTTCGCTCCCTTCCGCGAAGAAGCTTCGAAGCCGAGGGCACTGGCGTGCGATGAAGCTCCGCTCCGCCTTGAGCCGTTCAAGCAGTTGCGCGCCGTGAAGCTGGCGGTAGGAATCCTTGGAGGAGTCGGGCGGCGCCAAGCCTCCTTCCGGGGTCCGCTTGAACCCGAGGTGGTGAAGGTGGTAACGCAACGCCCGCTTTAGGCGTGCCTCGGCCGTCAGCAGTGGAACAACCGTGCCTCGCGTGGGAGCGGACAGCTTCGCTGCTTTGCCAACGGGCGCAAGAGTCGGAAGCCGGATCAATCTCCTCAAACTGCGATCTCCTTGCATGGAGATTCACGCCCAGTCGGCATAACTCAAGCGCACAGGAGCGGCCTGCCTTTGGCCGTCGCCTGCAGCGCCTCGTTGGGCGGCTATTTTCTCCACTCGAGAATCAAGTCACGGACGGTGAACACCGCCTTCTGCCGCATGGGGAAGTTCGTCCCGATATCAGACCCGAGAGCCGCGACAACTTTGTTGAACCCTTCAGGATTTATACTTTGGAGATAGGCCAGATCATTCAGAAGCGAGGCGGTCTTGCTTCGGACAATTAGCGTGTAGGCTGTCTGGTCATTCTTGCGTGAATACATCTCTACGGGGTTGGGGATCACAGGGGAACCGTCTTCCTTATTGGGAACATCTCGATCCGCGCGAGGGTAATAGCCGCTCGCGCAGTAAGTGGTCGTGTATGTGGGCTTAGTCGCTTCGATTCGCAGCCGAAACTGCCCGTCAGCTGGCACAGATTGCGTTGAATCGAGGGGCGCTTTGCCATATACGGGACAATCCCCTTCCCTTCCAGTCTGGCGAGACTCTGGCCATGCCTTCACATCGACGGAAAGTGGGCGATTCGCTCCCATCTCCACAACCCTTCCTGGGTGATTTAGCCCCTGCGCCGCGTTGAGAGTGGGCAACCCGATCGCGAATGACCCCAGACCTACGAACGCAGCCAGAAGACCACGAAAGCCACGATCCATAGTACCCCTCCTGCTATGACGATGCCCGCGTTGTAGGAGTACGTGCGGTCTGGAAAGAACACCTCGGCCGTTGGAGGTTCAACACGCACCATAATCTGGTCTGGTTCTATGGAAGGGATGCACTGCACACCGAGAAGCTGCGGATAAAAGAAGTTCGAAAGCTCCAGGTGTGGATTCGAGGTGCTCCAGTCGACGATCACTACGTCTGCTCGATACCTGCCGCTCCCAGGTGCGTCAATCGGGACACACTTCGTACGGCTGGGCGGAGGAATCTGAATGGTCAGCTTATCGGCGCCCTGTATGGCTCCACGGATCCAAAATTCAACCTTAGTGTTCGCGGCAGTAACTATGCCTACGCTGATCGCATTATATCGAACGACAACGTAAGCAACCAGAGCGAACACTAGACAGACCGCTGCCAAGACTGCCGCCGAGCCCGCCCGTAATTTGACACGATGGGAAGGGCGTTGCCTGAACCCGCCCCCTAGATGGGGCCTCGCCCACTTTGCCAGGCTGAAAACGATCACCGCAAGAGCCGCGACCGCACCGACAGCTATCCCAATGAGCTTCCAGAGCAGCGGAACGAGGAAAAAGTTTTGTATTGCTGCTCCAAGCCCAAGAATCGCGAGTATCGCTGCGATAATCTTGCTTACGGTCATCCCTCTCCCGCTTTATTCACGTCACATCGCACCTCGCCCCAACATCTCTAGAAGATTGCGGCATCGCTCGCTCTTCGTCGTACCTGAGAGCACTACGCCGCGGTTTG
This sequence is a window from Candidatus Rokuibacteriota bacterium. Protein-coding genes within it:
- a CDS encoding DUF4338 domain-containing protein, which gives rise to MSAPTRGTVVPLLTAEARLKRALRYHLHHLGFKRTPEGGLAPPDSSKDSYRQLHGAQLLERLKAERSFIARQCPRLRSFFAEGSEVDPSQVAPRLEMVEVETWQSNLFRLAALTWSVPVSQGYGRRMRFLVWDDSNGKLVGLLALGDPVFNLGVRDKHIGWTADDRRKRLAHVLDAYVLGALPPYNMLLGGKLVAALVGTREIRDAFAWKYAGVRGLISGEVKPAALAMVTTSSALGRSSVYNRLRLGNYRLFRSVGYTSGWGHFHIPDRLFATMRDYLKAHGHPYADNHRYGDGPNWKLRAVRECLRLLGLNTDWLHHGIEREVFVCELANNARSFLMGRSKHPRYGCLPTVAEVAAAARSRWLEPRAARRPEFAAWHREELGALLDVPGRVARDERGRAAAAR